Proteins from a genomic interval of Microbacterium imperiale:
- a CDS encoding acyl carrier protein yields the protein MAFSNDEVLAGLAELITDETGISADEVALEKSFTDDLDIDSISMMTIVVNAEEKFSVTIPDEEVKNLKTVGDAVTYITSNQA from the coding sequence ATGGCATTCAGCAACGACGAGGTCCTCGCCGGACTCGCCGAGCTCATCACCGACGAGACCGGTATCTCGGCCGACGAGGTCGCGCTCGAGAAGTCGTTCACCGACGACCTCGACATCGACTCCATCTCGATGATGACCATCGTGGTCAACGCCGAGGAGAAGTTCAGCGTCACCATCCCCGACGAAGAGGTCAAGAACCTCAAGACCGTCGGCGACGCCGTCACCTACATCACGTCCAACCAGGCGTAA
- a CDS encoding beta-ketoacyl-[acyl-carrier-protein] synthase family protein, giving the protein MSTPRIVVTGIGASSPLGGTAPESWDGLLAGRSGARTLEHEWIEKYQIPVHFAAEAIVRPDTVLERPVAKRLDPASQFAMVAAMEAWADAGSPEVDPERLGVDFATGIGGVWTLLDAWDTLREKGPRRVLPMTVPMLMPNAAAGNLSLHFEARAFARTVASACASSTESIVNAIEHLQDGLADVVIAGGTESAIHPITMASFASMQALSRRNDDPATASRPTSVDRDGFVMGEGAGVLILETEEHAKARGAKIYAYAVGGGVTADSYHITANDPEGTGASRAVRRALEQADASPDEVAHINAHATSTPVGDPNEYQALRTVFGDRIDEIPVSATKASTGHLLGGTGALEAIFTILALRERIAPPTINISEQDPAVPFRVSGDTQELGGGDLLAISNSFGFGGHNAVVAFRSA; this is encoded by the coding sequence ATGAGCACCCCGCGTATCGTCGTCACCGGCATCGGAGCATCGTCGCCCCTGGGCGGCACGGCGCCCGAGAGCTGGGACGGACTGCTCGCCGGCCGTTCCGGCGCGCGCACCCTCGAGCACGAGTGGATCGAGAAGTACCAGATCCCCGTCCACTTCGCCGCTGAGGCGATCGTGCGTCCCGACACCGTGCTCGAACGACCCGTCGCCAAGCGCCTCGACCCGGCATCGCAGTTCGCGATGGTCGCGGCGATGGAGGCGTGGGCGGACGCCGGCAGCCCCGAGGTCGACCCCGAACGCCTGGGTGTCGACTTCGCGACCGGCATCGGCGGGGTGTGGACCCTCCTCGACGCGTGGGACACGCTGCGCGAGAAGGGCCCTCGGCGCGTGCTGCCGATGACGGTGCCCATGCTCATGCCCAACGCCGCCGCGGGCAACCTGTCGCTGCACTTCGAGGCGCGCGCGTTCGCCCGGACGGTGGCGAGTGCATGCGCGTCCAGCACGGAGTCGATCGTCAACGCCATCGAGCACCTGCAGGACGGCCTCGCCGACGTGGTGATCGCCGGCGGCACCGAGTCGGCGATCCACCCCATCACGATGGCGTCGTTCGCGTCGATGCAGGCGCTTTCGCGCCGCAACGACGACCCGGCGACGGCATCGCGTCCGACGAGCGTCGACCGCGACGGCTTCGTCATGGGCGAGGGCGCGGGCGTGCTCATCCTCGAGACCGAGGAGCACGCCAAGGCCCGCGGCGCGAAGATCTACGCCTACGCGGTGGGCGGCGGCGTCACTGCCGACTCGTACCACATCACGGCGAACGACCCCGAGGGAACGGGCGCCTCGCGTGCCGTCCGTCGCGCCCTGGAGCAGGCGGATGCCAGCCCCGACGAGGTCGCGCACATCAACGCCCACGCGACCTCGACACCGGTCGGCGACCCGAACGAGTACCAGGCGCTGCGCACCGTCTTCGGCGACCGCATCGACGAGATCCCCGTCTCGGCGACCAAGGCGTCGACAGGACACCTCCTCGGAGGCACTGGCGCGCTCGAGGCGATCTTCACGATCCTGGCGCTGCGCGAGCGGATCGCTCCCCCGACGATCAACATCAGCGAGCAGGACCCCGCTGTACCGTTCCGCGTGTCGGGCGACACGCAGGAGCTGGGCGGCGGCGATCTTCTCGCAATCAGCAACTCCTTCGGCTTCGGCGGGCACAACGCCGTCGTGGCCTTCCGCTCGGCCTGA
- a CDS encoding DUF3145 domain-containing protein — translation MATPQARGVIFIHSAPRALCPHLEWAAGRALGRAVNFDWDDQPVLAGSRRAEFYWEGPAGTGAALATAIRGWEHLRFEVSEDPTPRSDGGRWMHTPSLGIHYAQTDAAGNVVIAEDRLRYAMEIAAGDAFELQRELNVALGSAWDEELEPFRHAGDDVAVVWLHKVG, via the coding sequence ATGGCGACACCACAGGCGCGTGGAGTGATCTTCATCCACTCCGCGCCACGCGCGTTGTGCCCCCACCTCGAGTGGGCGGCCGGACGCGCTCTCGGGCGTGCGGTGAATTTCGACTGGGACGACCAGCCGGTACTCGCCGGCAGCCGTCGCGCGGAGTTCTACTGGGAGGGCCCGGCGGGAACGGGCGCGGCGCTCGCGACAGCGATCCGTGGCTGGGAGCACCTGCGCTTCGAGGTATCGGAGGACCCGACGCCCCGCAGCGACGGCGGTCGTTGGATGCACACGCCGAGTCTCGGTATCCACTACGCCCAGACGGATGCCGCCGGCAACGTCGTCATCGCCGAGGATCGACTTCGCTACGCGATGGAGATCGCGGCGGGCGATGCCTTCGAGCTGCAGCGCGAGCTGAACGTCGCTCTCGGATCGGCCTGGGACGAGGAGCTCGAACCGTTCCGTCACGCCGGCGACGACGTCGCCGTCGTGTGGCTGCACAAGGTGGGCTGA
- a CDS encoding DMT family transporter yields MPFVASLDDVTDQLIGVFREPRILIGIPLALLGAVFMSFGALYQHRGVQKVERLTNSSGSAGLNGAQLFSLLKRPSWVAGTIMLGLAIVCQLAALTFAPLILVQPLGAISLVITTLLNARITGVKPTRRSVRSIILCVGGILAFVTVAALVATEEPIDQAQLITILALLAGVLLISGAVWLLVRKGAKPLFYIAASGIIYGFVATLAKVVISRIQNGDFEWLTLLCLVGLITATAVGAYFVQTAYSVGPPDLVIAGLTVIDPIVAVIIGIAILREAATAPWPAFVGFVVAGAVAVYGVTSLARNHPQVVLDSQQLPIPRGSKGRHRED; encoded by the coding sequence ATTCCGTTTGTCGCGTCCCTCGATGACGTCACCGATCAGCTGATCGGCGTCTTCCGCGAACCCAGAATCCTCATCGGCATCCCCCTCGCCCTCCTCGGCGCCGTCTTCATGTCGTTCGGAGCGCTGTATCAGCACCGCGGGGTGCAGAAGGTGGAGCGCCTCACCAACTCGTCCGGCAGTGCCGGGCTGAACGGCGCGCAGCTCTTCAGTCTGCTCAAGCGGCCGTCCTGGGTCGCCGGCACGATCATGCTCGGCCTCGCGATCGTGTGCCAGCTCGCCGCGCTCACGTTCGCGCCGCTGATCCTCGTCCAGCCGCTCGGCGCCATCTCGCTCGTCATCACGACCCTCCTGAACGCACGCATCACGGGCGTGAAGCCGACCCGGCGCTCGGTGCGGTCGATCATCCTGTGCGTCGGGGGCATCCTGGCCTTCGTGACCGTGGCCGCCCTCGTGGCGACGGAGGAGCCGATCGACCAGGCGCAGCTGATCACGATCCTCGCGCTGCTCGCGGGCGTCCTGCTCATCTCGGGCGCCGTGTGGCTGCTCGTGCGCAAGGGGGCCAAGCCCCTCTTCTACATCGCGGCATCCGGAATCATCTACGGGTTCGTCGCGACGCTCGCGAAGGTGGTCATCTCGCGGATCCAGAACGGCGACTTCGAGTGGCTGACGCTGCTCTGCCTGGTCGGCCTGATCACCGCCACGGCCGTCGGCGCGTACTTCGTCCAGACGGCATACTCCGTCGGACCGCCCGACCTCGTCATCGCGGGGCTCACCGTGATCGACCCGATCGTCGCGGTCATCATCGGTATCGCGATCCTCCGTGAGGCCGCGACGGCGCCCTGGCCCGCGTTCGTCGGCTTCGTCGTCGCGGGCGCCGTCGCGGTGTACGGCGTGACCTCTCTGGCGCGCAACCACCCGCAGGTCGTGCTCGACAGCCAGCAGCTCCCGATCCCGCGCGGCAGCAAAGGACGTCACCGCGAAGACTGA
- the def gene encoding peptide deformylase: MPVLPIRIMGDPVLHAPAAPVSEITDEIRQLVADMYETMDAAPGVGLAAPQVGVGLRIYVYTYQDDDGNAWRGEIINPELWIRPLEPGAPDPDEESEGCLSFPGERFPLRRSDEVLVTGIDLTGSPVEIRVDGWRARIMQHEFDHLDGVLYIDRLDDSDWKTTQKIARKRGWGRPGNAWLPGVDDLDA; encoded by the coding sequence GTGCCCGTTCTTCCGATTCGCATCATGGGCGATCCCGTCCTCCACGCACCCGCCGCTCCCGTCTCCGAGATCACCGACGAGATCCGTCAACTCGTCGCCGACATGTACGAGACGATGGATGCCGCTCCGGGGGTGGGTCTGGCCGCACCCCAGGTGGGCGTCGGACTTCGCATCTACGTGTACACCTACCAGGACGACGACGGGAATGCCTGGCGCGGCGAGATCATCAACCCCGAGCTGTGGATCCGTCCGCTCGAGCCCGGCGCGCCCGACCCGGACGAGGAGTCCGAGGGGTGCCTGTCGTTCCCGGGCGAGCGTTTCCCGCTGCGCCGATCCGACGAGGTGCTCGTCACGGGCATCGATCTGACCGGCTCGCCCGTCGAGATCCGCGTCGACGGATGGCGCGCCCGCATCATGCAGCACGAGTTCGACCACCTCGACGGCGTGCTCTACATCGACCGCCTCGATGACTCCGACTGGAAGACGACGCAGAAGATCGCCCGCAAGCGCGGATGGGGCCGCCCCGGCAACGCCTGGCTTCCCGGCGTGGACGACCTGGACGCCTGA
- the glsA gene encoding glutaminase A — MSPTRTLQDYDLDALRERVLPERAGTRADSIPQLAEADPDLFGIALALPDGSVRSSGDGRAPFSIQSAVKPFLFALALADIDGAALDRVGIEPTGEAFDAIKLESDTGRPPNPMVNAGAILTCALVHGNDPEARAERIRDGLSRFAGRALSVDEDVAHSEHLLGDRNHALAHLMRAEGTLDDSADDAVAVYARACAVVVDVETLAVMGATLAFGGVNPLTGERVVASEIARDVVAVMATCGVYDGSGRWMRAVGVPAKSSVSGAIVLSAPGTAGAAIVSPPLDEQGTSVRGRIAAEALSADLGLHVFG; from the coding sequence ATGAGCCCGACGCGCACCCTGCAGGACTACGACCTCGATGCGCTGCGCGAGCGGGTGCTTCCCGAGCGCGCGGGGACCCGAGCCGACAGCATCCCCCAGCTGGCCGAGGCCGATCCCGACCTCTTCGGCATCGCGCTCGCCCTGCCGGACGGCTCGGTGCGGTCGAGTGGCGACGGCAGAGCGCCGTTCAGCATCCAGTCCGCCGTCAAGCCTTTCCTGTTCGCGCTCGCCCTCGCCGACATCGACGGCGCGGCACTCGATCGGGTCGGCATCGAACCGACGGGCGAGGCGTTCGACGCGATCAAGCTCGAGAGCGACACGGGGCGGCCGCCGAACCCCATGGTCAACGCCGGGGCGATCCTGACGTGCGCGTTGGTGCACGGGAACGACCCGGAGGCTCGGGCGGAGCGCATCCGCGACGGTCTCTCTCGCTTCGCCGGACGCGCGTTGAGCGTGGACGAGGATGTCGCGCACAGCGAGCATCTCTTGGGCGACCGCAACCATGCACTGGCGCACCTCATGCGCGCCGAGGGCACGCTGGACGACTCGGCCGATGACGCCGTCGCCGTCTACGCACGCGCGTGCGCGGTCGTCGTCGACGTCGAAACCCTCGCCGTCATGGGCGCGACCTTGGCATTCGGCGGAGTGAATCCCCTGACCGGCGAACGCGTGGTGGCATCCGAGATCGCCCGCGACGTGGTCGCAGTCATGGCGACCTGCGGCGTCTACGACGGCTCCGGTCGATGGATGCGGGCCGTCGGTGTGCCGGCGAAGTCGAGCGTTTCCGGGGCCATCGTGCTGTCGGCTCCCGGCACGGCGGGCGCCGCGATCGTCAGTCCGCCGCTGGACGAGCAGGGCACGAGCGTACGCGGGCGGATCGCGGCGGAGGCCCTGAGCGCCGACCTCGGGCTGCACGTCTTCGGCTGA
- a CDS encoding HNH endonuclease signature motif containing protein: MHSTVGIGSDADVAALAELVADAERVTDAARAAQIHEVHVLAAAGRLAEQQSAGASERVKAREMALRSIAAELAGVFVTTDRTLQRRIDEARDLVENYPATMTAWEAGRITRGHVRVIQDTGCVVPAEVRGEFERAAIERCEGETPNRVRDALVHLAERLHPRSFSERHEEAAAGRCVRVHPGPDGMSDLIATLPTVIAEGVIDRLTRQAREIIDARPQVDAAPAIEADASSDPAVDPTLAANTDAAGTVHGNDASDGSTDSHGSSFAGDTRTIDQVRADVFADLLLAGTPSLDPTADADGNGALGAIRAKVQVVVPALTLTGEDDGPADLVGHSPIDAATARELAGENTAWDRLVTHPVTGTVLECDAYQPTAAMRRLLRARDRHCRFPGCRQPAVRCEIDHTHAASDGGATHVGNLAHLCKRHHDVKHHTRWHVRQLAGGRLVWTSPTGRVYREDAPPPLVAFAPPADGAPPGPPPSPPF, from the coding sequence ATGCATTCGACGGTGGGGATCGGGAGCGATGCGGATGTCGCCGCCCTCGCGGAACTCGTCGCCGACGCCGAGCGAGTGACGGATGCCGCGCGCGCGGCGCAGATCCATGAGGTGCACGTGCTCGCTGCGGCGGGGCGTCTGGCGGAGCAGCAGTCAGCGGGTGCATCCGAGCGGGTCAAGGCCCGCGAGATGGCGCTGCGGAGCATCGCGGCGGAGCTCGCGGGAGTGTTCGTCACGACCGACCGAACCCTGCAACGGCGCATCGACGAAGCGCGCGATCTGGTCGAGAACTACCCGGCGACGATGACTGCCTGGGAAGCCGGACGCATCACCCGAGGGCACGTGCGGGTGATTCAAGACACCGGGTGCGTTGTGCCGGCCGAGGTGCGGGGCGAGTTCGAGCGGGCGGCGATCGAAAGGTGCGAGGGCGAGACGCCGAACCGGGTGCGGGACGCACTCGTGCACCTCGCGGAGAGGTTGCACCCGCGCTCGTTCAGCGAGCGGCACGAAGAGGCCGCCGCAGGGCGATGCGTGCGTGTGCACCCGGGGCCGGACGGGATGTCGGACCTGATCGCGACCCTCCCCACGGTGATTGCCGAGGGAGTGATCGACCGGCTGACGCGTCAGGCGCGGGAGATCATCGACGCCCGCCCGCAGGTCGATGCCGCCCCCGCAATTGAGGCAGACGCGTCATCGGATCCGGCCGTGGATCCGACGCTGGCGGCCAACACGGATGCCGCTGGCACCGTTCACGGCAACGACGCATCCGACGGTTCCACCGACTCCCACGGGTCGTCGTTCGCGGGCGACACCCGCACGATCGATCAGGTCCGGGCGGACGTCTTCGCCGACCTCCTCCTCGCCGGGACGCCGTCACTGGACCCGACCGCCGACGCCGACGGAAACGGTGCGCTCGGCGCGATCCGCGCAAAGGTGCAGGTCGTCGTCCCAGCGCTCACCCTGACCGGCGAAGACGACGGGCCGGCCGACCTCGTCGGGCACTCCCCCATCGACGCCGCCACCGCGCGCGAGCTCGCCGGCGAGAACACCGCCTGGGACCGGCTCGTCACCCACCCCGTCACCGGAACCGTCCTCGAGTGCGACGCGTACCAGCCCACCGCGGCGATGAGACGGCTGCTGCGGGCAAGGGACCGGCACTGTCGATTCCCGGGATGCCGACAGCCAGCCGTCCGGTGCGAGATCGACCACACCCACGCCGCATCCGACGGCGGTGCCACCCACGTCGGCAACCTCGCCCACCTCTGCAAGAGGCATCACGACGTCAAACACCACACCCGATGGCACGTCAGACAGCTGGCGGGAGGCCGACTCGTATGGACCTCCCCCACCGGGAGGGTCTACCGGGAAGACGCGCCACCGCCGCTGGTTGCATTCGCGCCCCCGGCAGACGGTGCACCTCCCGGTCCGCCGCCATCGCCTCCGTTTTGA
- a CDS encoding ATP-binding cassette domain-containing protein: MSRRPDAEIAVRCDDLSIARTGDADRVVEGVSFTVRAGEALAVMGATGSGKSTLLSVLAGTAPADVGVVGGLAEVAGISARKGGRSRRMLTYYAGHMPQAAGASLPARLTVSEVIAEPITARDRRVSPRALALRVASLLDELHLPLGAASQYPYELSAGMRQRVALARALVLDPKVFIGDDPYANLDIEVRIAAREALLTRRDDTGMAIVIATNDPETADELDAAALVLHAGRPVGYGSSASEVAWTPDGRSRAS; encoded by the coding sequence ATGTCCCGACGACCCGACGCGGAGATCGCGGTTCGCTGCGACGATCTGTCGATCGCGCGCACCGGAGACGCTGACCGCGTCGTCGAGGGCGTCAGCTTCACGGTGCGTGCCGGCGAGGCGCTGGCGGTGATGGGGGCCACCGGCTCGGGCAAGTCGACGCTGCTGTCGGTCTTGGCGGGCACGGCACCGGCGGACGTCGGCGTCGTGGGCGGTCTGGCCGAGGTCGCCGGGATCTCGGCGCGCAAGGGCGGACGCTCACGCCGGATGCTGACGTACTACGCCGGTCACATGCCGCAGGCCGCGGGCGCTTCGCTGCCCGCACGGCTGACGGTGTCCGAAGTGATCGCGGAGCCCATCACGGCCCGCGACCGACGGGTCAGCCCGCGCGCGCTGGCGCTGCGTGTGGCATCGCTGCTGGATGAGCTGCACCTGCCGCTGGGCGCGGCCTCGCAGTACCCGTATGAGCTGAGCGCGGGGATGCGGCAGCGCGTCGCCCTCGCCCGGGCACTCGTGCTCGACCCGAAAGTGTTCATCGGCGACGATCCGTACGCCAACCTCGACATCGAGGTGCGCATCGCGGCGCGCGAGGCGCTGCTGACGAGGCGTGACGACACCGGCATGGCGATCGTCATCGCCACCAATGACCCCGAGACGGCGGACGAATTGGATGCCGCGGCGCTCGTGCTGCACGCGGGCAGGCCGGTGGGGTACGGCTCGAGCGCGTCGGAGGTCGCCTGGACGCCGGATGGACGTTCCCGAGCCTCGTGA
- the dnaG gene encoding DNA primase, which yields MARIRQTDIEEVKARTNIGDIVGERVALKSAGVGSLKGLCPFHDERSPSFHVRPQVGYYHCFGCGESGDVYSFLRAMDHLSFTEAVERLAARIGYSLHYEDGAAAPETSGRSRLYAAHTAAAEIYRSQLSSPDAQAARQFLGERGFDAGAAAHFGVGYAPQGWSALRDALRSQGFTDDELLAGGLVSKGQRGVYDRFRGRLVWPIRDVAGQTIGFGARRLYDDDQGPKYLNTPETPIYKKASVLYGLDLAKKSISREHRVVVVEGYTDVMACHLAGVTGAIASCGTAFGSEHITVLRRVMGDSEGSSGEVVFTFDPDAAGQKAALRAFGDEKRFAAQTYVAVAPEGLDPCDLRLNRGDAAVRALIDAKAPMFEFVMDQRLSTYDLSTVEGQIGALRAAAPIVADIRDAALRPGYTRVLARKLGLDLSEVQPEVERAARRAPAASAGSAPQRPDAAAPAPGQPAGEPSASVRVTLASLPPAFELEKRALMGVLQYGHLLEKQAVDIALGLPMPHPALEAVRQAISLQPDLTKPGWTSAAVDATREPYRTLTIELLTADFPAGTERIAQTTAMESLRKLRLRALEREKAELRSAQQRLEPGSAEFRSIGMAIRDLDVRVRRLMETE from the coding sequence ATGGCACGCATCCGGCAGACCGACATCGAAGAGGTCAAGGCTCGTACGAACATCGGTGACATCGTCGGCGAGCGTGTCGCGCTGAAGTCGGCGGGCGTCGGCTCGCTCAAGGGGCTGTGTCCCTTCCACGACGAGCGCAGCCCCAGCTTCCACGTCCGCCCGCAGGTGGGCTACTACCACTGCTTCGGGTGCGGCGAATCCGGCGACGTGTACTCGTTCCTGCGCGCGATGGACCACCTGTCGTTCACCGAGGCGGTCGAGCGGCTCGCGGCGCGCATCGGATACTCGCTGCACTACGAGGACGGCGCGGCGGCTCCCGAGACGAGCGGTCGCTCGCGGCTGTACGCAGCGCACACGGCCGCGGCGGAGATCTACCGGTCGCAGCTGTCGTCGCCCGATGCGCAGGCGGCTCGACAGTTCCTCGGCGAGCGGGGCTTCGACGCCGGCGCCGCGGCGCACTTCGGTGTCGGCTACGCGCCGCAGGGGTGGTCCGCGCTGCGCGACGCGCTGCGCTCGCAGGGGTTCACCGACGACGAGCTGCTCGCCGGAGGCCTCGTGTCCAAGGGACAGCGCGGCGTGTACGACCGGTTCCGCGGGCGTCTGGTGTGGCCGATCCGGGATGTCGCGGGGCAGACCATCGGGTTCGGCGCGCGCCGCCTTTACGACGACGATCAGGGGCCGAAGTACCTCAACACGCCCGAGACACCCATCTACAAGAAGGCGTCGGTGCTCTACGGCCTCGACCTCGCGAAGAAGTCGATCTCGCGCGAACACCGCGTCGTCGTCGTCGAGGGATACACCGACGTGATGGCCTGCCATCTGGCGGGGGTCACCGGAGCGATCGCGTCGTGCGGCACGGCATTCGGATCTGAGCACATCACCGTGCTGCGCCGCGTCATGGGAGACAGCGAGGGCAGCTCGGGCGAAGTGGTCTTCACGTTCGACCCGGATGCCGCCGGCCAGAAGGCTGCGCTGCGCGCCTTCGGCGATGAGAAGCGATTCGCGGCGCAGACCTATGTGGCCGTGGCGCCCGAGGGGCTCGACCCGTGCGACCTGCGACTCAATCGCGGTGACGCCGCCGTCCGCGCGCTCATCGACGCGAAGGCGCCGATGTTCGAGTTCGTCATGGACCAGCGGCTGTCCACCTATGATCTGTCGACCGTGGAGGGCCAGATCGGGGCGCTGCGAGCGGCGGCGCCGATCGTGGCCGACATCCGGGATGCCGCGCTGCGGCCGGGGTACACCCGCGTTCTGGCTCGGAAGCTCGGGCTCGACCTGTCGGAGGTGCAACCCGAGGTGGAACGGGCCGCCCGGCGGGCTCCAGCCGCGTCGGCGGGGTCGGCACCGCAACGGCCGGATGCCGCCGCTCCCGCCCCGGGTCAGCCCGCGGGTGAGCCGTCGGCGTCGGTCCGCGTGACCCTCGCGTCGCTCCCGCCGGCGTTCGAGCTCGAGAAGCGCGCGCTCATGGGCGTGCTGCAGTACGGGCATCTGCTCGAGAAGCAGGCCGTCGACATCGCGTTGGGGCTGCCGATGCCGCATCCGGCGCTCGAAGCCGTCCGCCAGGCGATCTCGCTGCAGCCCGACCTGACGAAGCCCGGGTGGACCTCGGCTGCCGTCGACGCAACGCGGGAGCCGTACCGCACGCTCACCATCGAGCTGCTGACGGCGGATTTCCCCGCGGGAACCGAGCGCATCGCTCAGACGACGGCGATGGAGTCGCTGCGGAAGCTGCGCTTGCGCGCGCTCGAGCGTGAGAAGGCCGAGCTGCGGAGTGCCCAGCAGCGCCTCGAGCCCGGCTCGGCGGAGTTCCGCTCGATCGGCATGGCCATCCGCGACCTGGACGTTCGCGTGCGCCGCCTGATGGAGACCGAATAG
- a CDS encoding deoxyguanosinetriphosphate triphosphohydrolase, whose protein sequence is MAADATSGVGVSAGRPTGYDDHDAARYHREEHRSRRDSFARDRARVLHSGALRRLAAKTQVLSPASPADFARNRLTHSLEVAQVGRELAIALELSPDVVDTACLCHDLGHPPFGHNGERALNDWAEDIGGFEGNAQSLRILSRLEPKVVDAFGQSAGLNLTRASLDATCKYPWTVEHAIPDPGGRQKFGVYPEDEAVFRWMREDAPGRLRCIEAEVMDLSDDIAYSVHDFEDAVLNGYLDPRRLADPREREALLTAIQSWVGYGFTRDELGDALYRLTRLPEWLTSYGGSRADMARLKNLTSDLIGRFARAATSATREHYDIPVLTRFRGRVIVPRIIEVEMAVLKGVIGAFVVSIEGRKGLYHEQRRVLRRLADALWERPEHLDVLHAEDFAAATTDAERRRVVVDQVAMLTDRFAIEWHGRLVGPVDLRELGLWSSDPRATAPSHFALPEPLEGL, encoded by the coding sequence GTGGCGGCTGACGCGACGAGCGGAGTGGGGGTCTCGGCGGGACGCCCCACCGGCTACGACGACCACGACGCCGCCCGCTACCACCGCGAAGAGCACCGCTCGCGGCGCGACAGCTTCGCGCGCGACCGTGCGCGGGTGCTGCACTCGGGTGCGCTGCGCCGGCTCGCTGCGAAGACACAGGTGCTGAGCCCGGCGAGTCCCGCCGATTTCGCGCGCAACCGCCTGACGCACTCGCTCGAGGTCGCTCAGGTCGGACGCGAGCTGGCGATCGCCCTCGAGCTGTCGCCCGACGTCGTCGACACCGCGTGCCTGTGCCACGACCTCGGGCATCCGCCGTTCGGCCACAACGGCGAGCGGGCGCTCAACGACTGGGCCGAGGACATCGGCGGGTTCGAGGGCAATGCGCAGTCGCTGCGCATCCTGTCGCGCCTCGAGCCCAAGGTCGTCGACGCCTTCGGGCAGAGCGCGGGACTGAACCTCACGCGCGCGAGCCTCGACGCCACATGCAAGTACCCGTGGACCGTCGAGCACGCCATCCCCGATCCGGGCGGACGCCAGAAGTTCGGCGTCTACCCCGAGGACGAGGCGGTGTTCCGCTGGATGCGCGAAGACGCCCCCGGGCGGCTGCGCTGCATCGAGGCCGAGGTCATGGACCTCTCGGACGACATCGCGTACTCGGTGCACGACTTCGAGGACGCCGTGCTCAACGGCTACCTCGATCCGCGTCGGCTCGCCGACCCGCGCGAGCGGGAAGCGCTGCTGACGGCGATCCAGAGCTGGGTCGGCTACGGGTTCACGCGGGATGAGCTGGGCGACGCCCTGTACCGTCTCACGCGGCTGCCCGAGTGGCTCACGTCGTACGGCGGTTCGCGAGCCGACATGGCCCGCCTCAAGAACCTGACCTCCGACCTGATCGGCCGGTTCGCGCGGGCGGCGACCTCGGCGACCCGCGAGCACTACGACATCCCCGTCCTCACCCGGTTCCGGGGACGCGTCATCGTGCCGCGGATCATCGAGGTCGAGATGGCCGTGCTCAAGGGCGTCATCGGCGCCTTCGTCGTCTCGATCGAGGGTCGCAAGGGCCTGTATCACGAGCAGCGGCGCGTGCTGCGGCGTCTGGCCGACGCGCTGTGGGAACGTCCCGAGCACCTCGACGTGCTGCACGCCGAGGACTTCGCGGCTGCCACGACGGATGCCGAACGTCGGCGCGTCGTGGTCGATCAGGTCGCCATGCTCACCGACCGGTTCGCGATCGAATGGCACGGCCGGCTGGTCGGCCCCGTCGACCTGCGCGAGCTCGGGCTGTGGTCGTCCGACCCCCGCGCGACGGCGCCGAGTCACTTCGCCCTGCCCGAGCCGCTCGAAGGGCTCTGA